From the Gallaecimonas kandeliae genome, one window contains:
- a CDS encoding sensor domain-containing diguanylate cyclase: protein MADNSPSHKVVPLDKAPITAPMKRLQQKIRINSLLLRATWLGPLVLGLLWLAMWRVSALLEYAPHVSVWFPPAAVSFAALLLLGRKALLPLLCAALLATFWEDDLYQSHQPWQQLLLSGGLFGAAHLLSYGVGAAALNWVIARTQRQKLPAAILAMLVLGAISALLAALLGTQALVVGGIMDQEEAAQSWLPWWIGDLVGVVVLTPLFISVISRLYPKSGAWLSQLGLRHLREPLLPYIVKLLASMALLLLTMALTADFRYPDVAFTAFFLSIPQMWIVYTESPLRSGLSLALLSTLTALGIKWFGLGDHALIYQFAINVLAASTYFGLTVPILASHNSQLRQMVLMDSLTQVASRSHFFEQASQEIMRARHYGKPISLVVFDIDHFKEINDSFGHSVGDCALVEVAKAVQQELRQADLLGRFGGDEFLLLLPGTNLAEACHTADRLRQAIKQITAEGQSLAGSFGVVEVVEAESLMAAFDRADAQLLAAKRGGRDQVCASAG from the coding sequence ATGGCAGACAACAGCCCAAGCCATAAGGTAGTGCCCTTGGATAAAGCCCCTATTACCGCTCCCATGAAGAGGCTGCAGCAGAAGATCCGCATCAATTCGCTGCTGCTGCGCGCCACTTGGCTTGGCCCCCTGGTGCTGGGCCTGCTTTGGCTGGCGATGTGGCGGGTATCGGCCCTTCTGGAATACGCCCCCCACGTCAGTGTCTGGTTTCCACCGGCGGCGGTCAGCTTTGCGGCCCTGCTGCTGCTGGGAAGAAAGGCGCTGCTGCCCTTGCTGTGTGCCGCCCTGCTGGCCACCTTCTGGGAAGATGACCTCTACCAGTCCCACCAACCCTGGCAGCAACTGCTGCTGTCGGGCGGCCTCTTCGGCGCCGCCCACCTGCTCTCCTACGGGGTAGGGGCGGCGGCACTCAACTGGGTGATAGCCCGTACCCAGCGTCAGAAGCTGCCGGCGGCCATACTGGCGATGCTGGTGCTGGGAGCCATTTCGGCCCTGCTGGCGGCTCTGCTTGGCACCCAGGCGCTGGTTGTCGGCGGCATCATGGACCAGGAAGAGGCGGCCCAAAGCTGGCTACCCTGGTGGATAGGGGACCTGGTGGGCGTGGTGGTGCTGACGCCGCTGTTCATCTCCGTCATCAGCAGGCTCTACCCCAAGAGCGGCGCCTGGCTCAGCCAACTGGGCCTGCGCCACCTCAGGGAGCCATTGCTGCCCTATATCGTCAAGCTGCTGGCCAGCATGGCGCTGCTGCTCCTGACCATGGCCTTGACCGCCGATTTCCGTTACCCCGATGTGGCCTTCACCGCCTTCTTCCTGAGTATCCCCCAGATGTGGATCGTCTACACCGAGAGCCCGCTGCGCAGCGGCCTCAGCCTGGCCCTGCTCAGCACCCTGACCGCCCTCGGCATCAAGTGGTTCGGCTTGGGGGATCACGCCCTCATCTACCAGTTCGCCATCAATGTGCTGGCCGCCAGCACCTACTTCGGCCTGACGGTGCCGATACTGGCCAGCCATAACAGCCAGCTCCGCCAGATGGTGCTGATGGATAGCCTGACCCAGGTGGCTTCCCGCAGCCATTTCTTCGAGCAGGCCAGCCAGGAGATCATGCGCGCCCGCCACTACGGCAAGCCCATCTCCCTGGTCGTCTTTGACATCGACCACTTCAAGGAGATCAACGACAGCTTCGGCCACAGCGTCGGTGACTGCGCCCTGGTGGAGGTGGCCAAGGCCGTCCAGCAGGAGCTGCGCCAGGCCGACCTGCTGGGCCGCTTCGGCGGCGACGAGTTCCTGTTGCTGCTCCCCGGCACCAACCTGGCCGAGGCCTGCCACACGGCCGACCGGCTGCGCCAGGCCATCAAGCAGATAACCGCTGAGGGTCAAAGCCTTGCCGGCAGCTTCGGGGTGGTGGAAGTGGTAGAAGCGGAAAGCCTGATGGCCGCCTTCGACAGGGCCGATGCCCAGCTGCTGGCCGCCAAGCGCGGTGGCCGCGACCAGGTCTGCGCCTCCGCAGGTTGA
- a CDS encoding bifunctional enoyl-CoA hydratase/phosphate acetyltransferase — MSQELLSNIPFDQLQVGQSASLRRTLTEEDIKLLDLVSGESDGQGNGYGIWAASQITTVLSTLLPGPGSRLLAQQLRFLKPLDPGHEVQVALTVREKAEDSPTVVLDCLCRNALGETLVEGSVTALAPTAPHQVPRPSLPRVELYRDHYQAVLARCKELAPVPTAVVHPVDANALRAVKEAAEQGLIEPVLVGPQARILAAARESGIDIQGWPLLDAEHSHAAAAKAVQLAASSQVAALMKGALHSDELMSAVVRSDSGLRTERRISHAYVMEVHGYHKALVITDAAINIAPSLEQKADICQNAIDLWRTLFGAARKPKVALLSAVETVTSRMTSTLDAACLCKMADRGQITDALLDGPLALDNAISPQAAKDKGIASKVAGDADILLVPDIEAGNMLAKQLTFLGHANAAGIVLGARVPIILTSRADSLRTRLLSCAAALFLAEARRRGELK, encoded by the coding sequence AGCCAGGAACTGCTGAGCAATATTCCCTTCGACCAGTTGCAGGTGGGGCAAAGCGCCAGCCTGAGACGCACCCTGACCGAGGAAGACATCAAACTGCTGGATCTGGTGTCCGGTGAATCCGACGGCCAAGGCAACGGCTACGGCATCTGGGCGGCCTCACAGATAACCACAGTGCTCAGCACCCTGCTGCCTGGCCCGGGCAGCCGCCTGCTGGCCCAACAGCTGCGTTTCCTGAAACCCCTGGATCCCGGCCATGAAGTGCAGGTGGCATTGACGGTCAGGGAAAAGGCCGAAGACAGCCCGACAGTGGTGCTGGACTGCCTGTGCCGCAATGCCCTGGGGGAAACCCTGGTGGAGGGCAGCGTCACGGCCCTGGCCCCGACGGCGCCCCACCAGGTGCCAAGGCCTTCCCTGCCCCGGGTGGAGCTCTACCGGGACCACTACCAGGCGGTGCTGGCCCGCTGCAAGGAACTGGCCCCGGTCCCCACCGCCGTTGTCCATCCCGTGGACGCCAATGCCCTCAGGGCCGTGAAGGAAGCGGCCGAACAGGGGCTTATCGAACCTGTGCTGGTGGGACCCCAGGCACGGATCCTGGCTGCGGCCCGGGAGAGCGGCATCGACATCCAGGGCTGGCCTCTGCTCGATGCCGAGCACAGCCATGCGGCGGCGGCCAAGGCGGTGCAACTGGCGGCCTCGAGCCAGGTGGCCGCCCTGATGAAAGGGGCCCTGCACAGCGACGAGCTGATGTCGGCCGTGGTGCGCTCGGACAGCGGCCTGCGCACCGAGCGCCGCATCTCCCACGCCTACGTGATGGAGGTGCACGGCTACCACAAGGCGCTGGTGATCACCGATGCCGCCATCAACATAGCCCCCAGCCTGGAGCAGAAGGCCGACATCTGCCAGAACGCAATCGACCTCTGGCGTACCCTCTTTGGCGCCGCGCGCAAGCCCAAGGTGGCGCTGCTCTCGGCGGTAGAGACGGTGACCAGCCGCATGACCTCCACCCTGGACGCCGCCTGCCTTTGCAAGATGGCCGACAGGGGCCAGATCACAGACGCCCTGCTGGACGGCCCCCTGGCCCTGGACAACGCCATCAGCCCCCAGGCCGCCAAGGACAAGGGCATCGCCTCCAAGGTCGCAGGGGATGCCGACATCTTGCTGGTACCGGACATCGAGGCCGGCAACATGCTGGCCAAGCAGCTGACCTTCCTGGGCCACGCCAATGCCGCCGGCATAGTGCTGGGGGCCAGGGTGCCTATCATCCTCACCAGCAGGGCCGACAGCCTGCGCACCCGGCTGCTGTCCTGCGCCGCCGCCCTCTTCCTGGCCGAAGCCCGCCGCAGGGGAGAACTGAAATGA
- a CDS encoding acetate/propionate family kinase, which yields MTQALLVLNTGSSSLKFRLFALAPGLPLLAGGKVEDIGLDARFKADDGQEAAQLQPVAAPDHQAALQVALEWLEQRQNGWTLVAAAHRIVHGGDRFAGPTRLDQEALDYLHGLCHLAPLHQAHNLAGVATLAARRPDLVQYGCFDTAFHARHQPLFQRYALPLWLHQKGVRRYGFHGLSFDWIAHCLKQDHPQLADARVVAAHLGNGASLCAINQGQSVDTTMGLTALSGLPMGTRCGDLDPGAVLYMQRELGMSLAETEHLLYQESGLKGLSGLTNDVKTLLRDHSDAARFALDYFALKVAQQVAAMAVSIGGLDALVFTGGIGENARPVRKAILARLAFLGPFPSLVIPANEERCMAMEIQESFYAGSA from the coding sequence ATGACCCAGGCCCTTTTGGTACTCAATACCGGCTCTTCCAGCCTCAAGTTCCGGCTCTTCGCCCTGGCTCCTGGGCTGCCGCTGCTGGCCGGCGGCAAGGTGGAAGACATCGGCCTGGATGCCCGTTTCAAGGCCGATGACGGCCAGGAAGCGGCGCAATTGCAGCCGGTCGCGGCGCCGGACCACCAGGCGGCCCTGCAGGTGGCGCTGGAGTGGCTGGAGCAGCGCCAGAATGGTTGGACCTTGGTGGCGGCCGCCCACCGTATAGTCCACGGCGGCGATCGTTTTGCCGGCCCCACCCGGCTCGATCAGGAGGCCCTGGACTACCTGCACGGCCTTTGTCACCTGGCCCCCTTGCACCAGGCCCATAACCTGGCGGGGGTGGCCACCCTGGCCGCCCGGCGGCCCGATCTGGTCCAATACGGCTGCTTCGACACCGCCTTCCATGCCCGCCACCAACCGCTCTTCCAGCGCTATGCCCTGCCCCTTTGGCTACATCAGAAAGGGGTACGCCGCTACGGCTTCCACGGCCTGTCCTTCGACTGGATAGCCCACTGCCTCAAACAGGACCACCCCCAGTTGGCCGATGCCAGGGTGGTGGCTGCCCACCTCGGCAACGGTGCCAGCCTCTGCGCCATCAACCAGGGGCAGAGCGTGGACACCACCATGGGCCTGACCGCACTGTCTGGGCTGCCCATGGGTACCCGTTGCGGCGACCTGGACCCGGGGGCCGTGCTCTACATGCAGCGGGAACTGGGCATGAGCCTGGCGGAAACCGAGCACCTGCTGTACCAGGAGTCCGGCCTCAAGGGCTTGTCCGGCCTGACCAACGACGTCAAGACATTGCTGCGCGACCACAGCGACGCGGCCCGCTTCGCCCTCGATTACTTCGCCCTCAAGGTCGCCCAACAGGTGGCGGCCATGGCCGTCTCCATAGGTGGCCTGGACGCCCTGGTCTTCACCGGCGGCATAGGGGAAAACGCAAGACCGGTGCGCAAGGCCATATTGGCCCGGCTGGCGTTCCTGGGGCCTTTCCCCAGCCTGGTGATCCCCGCCAACGAGGAGCGCTGCATGGCGATGGAGATCCAGGAAAGCTTCTACGCAGGGTCCGCTTAA